The Guyparkeria halophila DNA window ACCGGCGGCGACCTCGGTCCAGGTCGGTGGCGCGGCGGACTTGGGCTGGTGGTCGGTCGACGGGGTCATCGCCCGACTCACGCCGTTGCGGCCCACGCCGTGAAAACCGACCGGGTCGCGCTCGGCCGGGGCCAGGCCGCGACCCTTTTGCGTGACCACGTGCAGCAGGCGCGGCCCGCGTTGCTCGCGCAGGTTGCCAAGGGTGTCGAGCAGGGTGTCGAGATCGTGACCGTCGATCGGGCCGAAGTAGCGAAAGCCCAGTTCCTCGAACAGGCTCGAGGTGCCCAGGAGATGGCGCATGCCGTCACGCAGCCCCGCGCGGGTCGAGCCGAGCAATTCGCCCAGCGGGCCGGCCTGGGCGAGCATTTCCTCGCCGGAGTGGCGGAATCGCTCGATCATCGGGTTGCTGCGCAGGCGGGTCAGGTGCTGGTTGAGCGCGCCGACATTCGCCGAGATGCTCATCTCGTTGTCGTTGACGATCACCAGCAGGTTGGCCTGGCGGTCGCCGGCGTGATTGAGGGCCTCGAAGGCCTGCCCGGCGGTCAGCGCCCCGTCGCCGATGATGGCCACGGCGTGCCGGTCCTCGCCTTTCTGTTCGGCCGCGAGGGCCATGCCCAGGGCGGCGCTCACCGAGGTGCTGGAATGGCCGGCACCGAACGGGTCGTATTCGCTTTCCGCGCGCCGGGTGAAGCCGGCCGGGCCACCGTGCTGGCGCAACTGGCTCATCCAGGCGCGACGACCGGTGAGCATCTTGTGCAGGTAGGTCTGGTGGCCGACATCCCAGACCAGGCGGTCGTAGGGGGTGTCGAATACCCGGTGGAGTGCCAGAGTGAGCTCGACCACGCCGAGATTGGCGGCTAGGTGTCCGCCGGTCGCCTCGACCTGCTCGAGCAGCGCATGGCGCATCTCCTCGGCCAGCGTGGCGAGTGAACCGCGCGAGAGGGCTCGAAGGTCGGCCGGTCGCTCGATCAGATCGAGCAGGTGTGTCTGGCGGGGGGAGAGCGGCATCAGTAGCGCCGCCGAGTGACGAAATCGAGGCAGGCGCTCAGGGCTTGGCCATCGGCTCCGAGGGTGGCCAGTTCCCAGAGCACGGCATGGGCGTGACGCACGGTATCGTCGAGCTCGCGGCGTGCCCCGTCGAGACCCGCGACGGTGACGTAGGAGCACTTGTCCGTGGCGGCATCCTTGCCTGGAGTCTTGCCCAGATCCTCGGCCGAGCCGGTGACATCGAGGATGTCGTCCTGGATTTGGAAGGCGCGGCCCAGCAGGCGGCCGAAGTCGTCGACCAGTCGGAGCTGGCGCTCTGGCAGGCCCGCCCAGCGGGCGCCCATCACCAGCGAGGCGCGGATCAGTGCACCGGTCTTGCGATCGTGCAGGTCGGCCAGTCGGGCGAGATCCGGGGCGCCGTCCTCCCCCACCTGACCGGCGAGGGCCAGATCGATTGCCTGGCCGCCAACCATGCCGGCTGGGCCGATCGCCGCGGCGAGGCGGCGTGTCCAGTCGAGTCGGGTGGCGGTGTCGGCTTGTGCCTCGGCCAGTGTCGTGAAGGCCAGGCTCTGCAGGGCGTCACCGGCGAGAATCGCGGTGGCCTCGTCGAAGGCGCGATGCAGGGTAGGGCGCCCGCGGCGAAGGTCGTCGTCATCCATGCTCGGCAGATCGTCGTGGACCAGCGAGTAGACATGCACGAGTTCGACCGCAATGGCCGCCGGCCACAGGCTGTCAAAACGCGACTCGTCCGTTTCGGGCCACGGTCGGCCAATCAGGCTGCCGAGGAATACCAGGGCCGGGCGAAAGCGCTTGCCGCCGTCGAGGGTGGTGTGGCGCAGGGCGCGGGCCAGTCGAGGCGGGGTGTCGACAAGTTGGTGGTCGAGCGCCGCCGTCAGGCGCCCCTCGACCTGATCGCGGAACGCGGTCAGCCAGTTGTCGAAACCATCCGGTGCGGCCAGGGTGCGGTGCGGGGCGTGGGGCGTCGCGTTGGTCACGGCTGTCAGGACGAGGGCTCGTCGCGTCCGGACTGATCCGCTGCCGGGTCGTTGATGATCGCCACTCGCCGCTCGGCCTCGTCGAGGGCCCGCTGGCACTGACGTTCGAGTTCGACGCCGCGTTCGTAGTCCTTGAGCGACTGCTCGAGGCTCTGCTCGCCGGTTTCCAGACGCGCCACGATTTGCTCGAGCTCGGTCAGTGCCTGCTCGTAGCGCGTGATCGCGGAGGGATCGCCGTTCTCGACGGTTTGCGGATTGATGGTCTTGGAATCCATGGGAAGCCTCTCGGATAGCGGCCCCGATTATATCGTTGAGGGGGTGGGGCGGCCAAAAGCGGTGGCCGGAACGCCCGAGGCTCAGAAGGTATCGACCGCCTCGATGGCCTGGTCGAGATGCGCCACCGCAATCACCTCCAGGCCCTCGATCGGCTTGGGCGGCTTGTTGCCGCGCGGCACGATCGCACGGGTAAAGCCGTGCTTGGCCGCCTCGGTCAGTCGTTCCGGGCCGCCGGGGACCGGACGAATCTCGCCGGCCAGCCCGACCTCGCCGAAGATTACCAGCCCCTGCGGCAGCGGCCGGTCACGAAAGCTCGAGAGCATGGCGATCAGGCTGGCCAGATCGGCGGCGGTCTCGTTGACGCGCACGCCGCCGACCACGTTGAGAAACACGTCCTGATCGAACAGTGCCACCTGGCCGTGGCGGTGCAGTACCGCGAGCAGCATCGCCAGCCGGTTCTGGTCGAGACCAACCGTAAGCCGCCGCGAGCCGCCGCCCGGATGGTCGGCCACCAGCGCCTGCACCTCGACCAGCATCGGCCGGGTGCCTTCGCGCGTAACCATTACCACGCTACCCGGCACAGGCTTTTCGTGGCGGGAGAGGAAGATCGCCGAGGGATTGGAGACCGGTTTCAGACCGTGATCGGTCATGCCGAACACGCCCACCTCGTTGGCCGCGCCGAAGCGGTTCTTGACCGCGCGGATCACGCGAAAGCGCGCGCCGGGATCGCCCTCGAAGTAGAGCACCGTGTCGACCATGTGCTCGAGTACGCGCGGACCGGCCAGCGCCCCTTCCTTGGTGACGTGGCCGACGATCAGCACGATCACATCAAAGCGCTTGGCAAAGCGCACCAGCTGGGCGGTCGCCTCACGGAGTTGCGAGACCGACCCCGGGGCGGCGGATAGCTCCTCGGTGTAGAGCGTCTGGATCGAATCGACCACCATCAGGCCGGGCAGGGATTTCGAGCAGGCGGCGAGGATCGACTCGATGCGTGTCTCGGAGAGCAGGGTCAGTTCGCCGGCCCGTCCGGCGAGATCCGTGCCCAGTCGACGGCCACGCAGGGCCACTTGCTGCAGGGATTCCTCGCCGGTGACGTACAGGCACTCGATGCGATCCTGCAGGCCCAGTACCGTCTGCAGCAGCAGGGTGGACTTGCCGATGCCCGGGTCGCCGCCGAGCAGCACCACCGAGCCGGGCACCAGTCCGCCGCCCAGGACCCGGTCGAGTTCTCCCAGGCCGCTGGATTCGCGTGGGGTCTCGGAGACCTCGACCTCACTGATGGCGGTAATGCGCGCGGCCTCGCCGGCGTAGCCCGCCACCTCGCGTGTGGGCGACTTGCCGCCGGGTAGACGCATCTCGGCGAGGCTGTTCCAGGCGCCGCACTCCGTGCAGCGACCGGCCCACTTGGGGTGGTCGGCGCCACACTCGCGGCAGACAAAGGCGGTCTGGCTCTTTTTCGCCATGGCGCCTTAGATCCCGCTGTCGTCGCGTTTGAAGGTGGTGATCAGGGCCGTGTCGACCGCGCGCTTTCGGACCGTGCGCACCTCGATGTGGGCGTCGGGCAACTCGACCGCGGCACCCACGGTGGGCAGGGATTCGAGCTGCTCGATCACCAGGCCGTTGAGCGTGCTGGCCTCGTCGGTCGGCAGGTCAACCTCGAGCTCGCGGTTGATCTCGCGGATTGGCAGGTTGCCGCGCACGATATAGCGGCCGTCGTCCTGCAGCGTAATCCCCTCGTGATCGGAATCGGGCGAGGTGGTGAACTCGCCCACGATCTCCTCGAGGATGTCCTCGAGCGTCACCAGGCCCTGGATGTCGCCGTATTCGTCGACCACCAGCGCCGAGCGGCGCTCCTGTCGCTGGAAGTTCAGTAGCTGGGTGGTCAGCGGTGTCCCTTCCGGAACGTAGTAGGGCTCGGCCAGCCGTCGCTTGAGACGCGACAGCGTCAGACTCTGGTCGATCAGCGGGCCGATCAGCCGGCGGACGTTGATGATGCCGATGGTGTGCTCCACCGAGCCCTCGAACACCGGCAGTCGCGAGTACTGGGCGTGGATCAACTGGTCGAGGATGTGATCCCAGTCCTGGGTGATGTCGATGCCGACGATCTCGGCGCGCGGAATCATGATGTCCTCCACGCTGGCCTGGCCGAGTTCGAGCACCGACAAGAGCATGGTCTGGTCCAGATCCGGCAGCCGTTGCCCGGATTCACGCACGATCGTATGCAGCTCGGCGCGGGTCAGGGCGTTGGATCCCGCCCCGCTCGGGTGCAAGCCGAAGATCGACAACAGGCCGTTGGCCAGCCAGTTGATCATCCAGATCACCGGGCGCAGCGGGCGGATCAGGATCGAATAGACGAACGAGGCGGGAAAGGCGAACCGCTCCGGGAAGACCGCGGCGGCGGTCTTGGGGGCCACCTCGCCGAAGATCAGCAGCAGGAAGGTCATCGCGCCGGTGGCGATGGCGATCCCCGAGTCACCGAACAGGCGCAGACCGATGACGGTGGCGATCGACGAGGCGAGGATATTGATGAAGTTGTTGCCCAGCAGGATCAGGCCGATCAGCCGGTCGGGTTGCTCGAGCAGTTTCGATGCCCGCAGGGCACCCCGATGGCCCTGCTTGGCCAAGTGGCGCAACCGGTAGCGGTTGAGCGCCATCAGGGCGGTCTCCGAGCTGGAGAAGAAAGCGGACAGGACGATCAGTACGGCCAGGGCCGCGAACAGATAACCTAAGGGTATTTCGTTCAAGAGTGGTGACGCTTGTGATTGAACCAGCGGGAAGTGTACGGCGAAGCCCCCGGCATTTCGAGCGGGCTCGACAAGGTGGGGGCATCCAGCGCAAGGACGTTCGATCTAGGGCCCGCCCAATCGCGCGGCAGGGAGTCGCGTCGAGCGAATCCTCGGATCACGGCTCGCCTCACTCGAGATTGAGGATCCACTCGAGCACGATCTTGGTGCCGAAATAGGCCAGCCCCATCAGGATGAAGCCGGCCAGGGTCCACTGCACCGCGGTGCGTCCACGCCAGCCGGCGATATGCCGACCGGCGAGCAGCACGGCGAAGACCACCCAGGCGATCACCGAGAGCACGGTCTTGTGCACCAGGTGCTGGGCAAGGATGTTCTCGAGGAACAGAAAGCCGCTGACCAGCGCCAGGGTGAGCAGCAGAAAGCCGATCACGATAAAGCGGAACATCAGCTGCTCGACCGATTCCATCGGCGGCAGGCGGCGGACCCAGCCGGCCGGGTGATGGCCGTGCAGGGCCTGGTGCTGGATCAGCAGCATCACGCCCTGCAGGGCGGCGAGTGTCAGCAGGGCGTAGGCCGACAGCGAAATCAGGATGTGCGCATCCAGGGCGATCTCGCCGGTGCGAATCGGCACGTTCGACTCCGGCACGAACACGGTGAGAAAGACCGTCAGGGCCGTGACCGGCAGCAGCACCACCGCGATTCCCTCGAGCCGTTCGCGAAAGGCGCTGACCACCGTGATGGCGCTTGCCAGACCGAATACGGAGGCCAGGGCATTGAGCACGCTTAGGTTGAGTGCGGTCGGTGCGGGCTCGAACACCAGCTGGTAGAGCAGGGCACCCTGGCCCACCAGGGCCGCCACCGCGATCAGCAGCCCGGGCAGGCGAAAGGATACACGCTCGAGTCGTTGCCACTGATCCACCAGCAGCAGGACGGTGGCAAGGACAAAGCCGGTGATGGTCGCGATGGCGAGAAAGGTCACGCTGTGGTCCACGTGGGACGCTCCTCCTGGAATCGGGGCCCCGGGTCAGCCGCCGGGTCAGCCGGGTCAGCCGGGTCGGGATTCATGTCGATCGAGGGCACAGTCTGCCACAGAGTCAGTGTGGCAAATCCTCGCCGGGTCGGTCGGGCAGTTTCTTGTGCGGGTTGAGAATCCCGGCCGGGTCGAAGACGGCCTTGATGCCCCGCATCAGGTCGAGCGAATCGGGCGGGATCTCGCGGGCGACGAACTCGCGCTTGACCAGCCCGATACCGTGCTCGCCGGAGAGTGTACCGTCCAGTCGCAATACGGCATCGAACACCTCGTCCAGCGCCCGCTCGGCGCCGCTCATTTGTGCCGGGTCATCCGGGTCGACCAGGAGGTTGACGTGGATGTTGCCGTTGCCGGCATGACCGAAGCTGACGATGGTGATGGCGTGGCGGGTGGCGATGTCATCCAGGGTCTCGATCAGCCGCGGGATGCGCGAGACCGGCACGACCACGTCCTCGTTGATCTTTTTGGGCGCGACCTGGCGCAGGGTAGGCGAGAGTGCCTTGCGGGCCGCCCATAGGCGCGCCTGCTCCTCGGCGGTCTGCGCCACGGCGATGTCGGCCTCGGCCGTGCTTGCCGCCGAGACCACCCGCTCGACCGTGGCGTCGATGCCGCTCTCGTCACCGTCGACCTCGATCATCAGCATGGCCCCGGCCCCCGCCGGGATCTCGACGGTCGAGTTGCGCCGCAGCAGGTCGAGGGCATTGCCGTCGATGAATTCGATCGCCGCCGGGGTGGCCGGTTGGGCCATCACGCGGGAGACCGCCGCCGAGGCGGCGTGCATGTCCGGGTAGAAGGCGCGCAGCAGGCGTCGGGTTTCCGGCAGCGGCGTGAGCTTGAGCGTGGCCTCGGTGATTACGCCCAGCGTGCCCTCGCAGCCGATCAGCAGCCGGGTCAGGTCATGCCCGACCACCCCCTTGGTGGTCTGCGAACCGGCCTTGATCGTCCGCCCCTGCCCGTCGACGGCGCGCAGGCCGAGGACGTTCTCGCGCGTGGTGCCGTACTTGACCGCGTGCGGGCCGGCGGCATTGCAACCGAGGTTGCCGCCGATGGTGCACAGGGCATTGCTAGTCGGGTCGGGTGGCCAGAAGAAACCCCGCTCGCCGACGATCCGCTGCAGGTCGGCGTTGATCATCCCGGCCTGGACCACGATCAGGCGATCTTCGGGACGAAAATCCAGCACTTGAGTCATGCGATCGGTGACCAGGACCACCCCGCCGAGCACCGGCACCGAGCCGCCGGCCGTGCCCGTGCCGCGTCCACGCGTGGTCACCGGTACGCGGTGGGCGTAGGCCAGGCGCATTACTTCGGCCACCTCGTCGTGGCTCTCGGGAAACACCACCACCGCCGGGCTGTGATGCACGCGACTGTTGTCCATGCCGTAGGCCCAGGTCGAGCCGGCATCCGAGAGGAGGCGTTCGGCGGGCAGGGCGGTGGCGAGCTGGTCGAGAAAGGCGTCGAGTCGGCTCATGGCGATCAATCGGTCAGACCGAGTAGCTGGCGGTCGACCAGGTCGACCAGCGCGTGGATGCACTTGATCTGCGTCTCGTAGGCAATGCCCGGGCGGTCGGTGGGGATGCAGATCAGCCGATCCTGACTGTGCAGGTGCGGGGCGATCACCTCCTCGGAACCCGCCGAGAGCAGGACCACCTGCATGTCGCGCTCGTGGGCCGCCCGCAGGGCCGGCAGGATGCCGTCGACCGCGTTGCAGCTGATCGCGAACAGGACATCGTTCTGGGCGCCGAGCGCCCGGATGGAGCGAACGAACGGCTCCTTGCCACCCGGGTATTCGGACAGGGCCATGACGGGCAGGCCCGGTCGCGGGTGCTCCAGTTGCCCGGTCATCAGACGCGCGAAATAGTGCGCCATGTCGCTGCGTTCGCGCGAGCCGCAGGCGTAGACGCGCTGGCCGTTGAGTACCGCGGTCAGAATGATGCCGGCGGCCTCCAGCGCCTGGGGCGCGCCCGCCTCCAGCAGCTGGCCGATTTCGGCGAGATCATGGTCGATGCGTCGTTTCAGGCCGTCGAGGATGTCGCTCATGGGCGTCGGGTCCGTGGAATGGGGGCGATATGATGAGTCATTGCTGTCGTGGCGATGGCGTCAGGGCTTCCCTGGCAGGCATCAGAAGGCATTGGGCAGCCAGTCGATGTGATTGTGCGCGCCTCGCGCCGTGATCGCCACCACGTCGAAGCGGCAGTAGAGGCCCTGCCACGACGGCTGGCTGGCGATCAGGCGCTCGGCCGTCTCGCGCACCTTGGCGCACTTGCGGGCCGAGAGGCTTTCGGCGGCGGCGACCAGCGCCCCGTGTTCCCGGGCGCGGACCTCGACGAAAACCAGTGTGTCGCCATCGCGCAGGATCAGGTCGATCTCGCCACGACCGGCCCGCGCGTTGCGGCGCAGCAGTTCGAGGCCGGCCCGTTCGAGATGGCGCAGCGCCAATGTCTCGGCCTGTTGTCCGAGCCGTTGCCGGTGGGCCTGGCCGTCGCCGTTGTCACCGTGTGGTGTCTCGGGCTGGTCGTGGTTGCGCCACCAGCGTCGTAGGGCATCCATGCCGCGGCCTGTCATGGGGGTCAGGGCATCGACGTTGGCTGACTGGGGTCGTTGGCGTCCTGGCCGGCCGGTGGCGTGGTCCCCGGCAGTCGAGCCGGACTGGTCAGCGACCCCGGCAGCGCCGCGCCCGGTGCCGGATCGACCGGCTGGATCAGTCCTTGGCGGAACTGGCCCCAGCGCGGTTGGCGCTCGACCACCCCGGTGGGCGTAACCGACAGCTCGCCGGTCAGCCCGTCCAGCGTCCCGCCCTGCAAGAGCATCTCCATGCGTCCGGCCAGGGCCGCCGCGTCGGCGCCAAAGGCGAACAGGCGGGGCAATGGGCCGGCTAGTTGAGCCCGTTCATAGGTGATGCGCAGCGGGTTCTCGGGGCCCGCCGTGCCGGCGAGCAACAGCGGGGCGATCGGGATGATCACGCCATTCTTGTCGGCATCGCCCCGTGGGTCGCGGTTGCCGTTGTAGGCCAGGCCCAGGCCGTAACGCGGCAGCTCTTCGGCGCCGAAGTAGTCGAGTTGGGGAACCACCAGGGCCAGCTCGTCGCCGCTGGCGGCGAGAAAGATGGCATCAAGGTCATCACGGATGATGGGCTGGAACGGTCCGTCGTCGGATTTCGTGCGGACTCGCAGCAGGGTGCGCAGTTCACCGGAGAAATCCGTCTGGCCGGAGGCGAATCGGGCGCGGTCGACCACCTCGCCGCCGAGCAGTTCGAACTCGTTGGCGAATGCCTCGCGGGTGCGCTCACCCAGCTGATGGTCGGCCGAGAAGATCGCCGCGCGCCGATGGCCGTCAGTCCACATGCGCTGCGCGACGGCGACCGCATCCTGTTCCGGTGACAGCGAGAAGCTCACGACACCGCCGGGAAGCGAGTCGCCGGCCGGGGCCGAATTGAGGGCGATTGCCAGCGGTCCACCGGGCGGCAGGGCCGCCAGGGCGCCCAGTTGTTCCTTGAGCAACGGGCCGATGATCAGTGCCACGCCAGCCCGCTGGGCCTGTTCGATCGCGGCACTGGCGCCGATGCGATCACTGCCCGAGTCGTAGAAGAGCACTTCCCGGCCGCCGAGGGCGCCGTTGTCGCGGGCGTATTCGATGCCGGCGCGGATCTCGCGGGTGATGCCGGCATAGCGTTCGCCCTCGGGCAACAGGACTCCGACCGGGCCCGTCTGGGACGGCGCCGTCAGTTGACCCATGGGTTCGGTGGCCCCGAGCATTGCCACCAGGCCGCTCTCGATGGCCGGATGCCCCCGGTGGCTGGCAGTCCAGCGATCGATCTGGCCCGGTTGCTGGCGGTAGGTCAGTGCCAGCTCCAGCCAGCCGGCAAACTGGCGGTTGCCGGTCTGTTCGGCCTCGCGGCGCAACTGGTCGGCCGGCACCTCGGTCAGCAGATTCCACAGCCGGGCGTGGTTCGTTTCCCGCGCATTGTCGTCGAGGCGCTCATCGACGGCGTCATAGTAGCGAGCGGCGGTCAGCGGATTGCCGAGTTCGGCCTCGAGCGCGCCCAGCAGGATCAGGCGACGGCGTTCACTGTCGGGGTCCAGTGGCAGCGGGAGGCGGTGGATGGTGCGTCGGGCCTGTTCGGGATTGCCACTGCTCCATTCGCCCAGTCCGCGGGCGATGCCCGCCCGGCGGGAATTGATGGTGTCCCAGCGCGCCTGGGTGTCGGCCTGCTGATAAAGTGCGCGGGCCAGTTCCAGTTCATGGGCGTCGATCGCCGTTTCCAGCGCGTTGAGTTCCTGCTCGGCGCGGGCGGCCCCGGCGAGGGTCTGCGACAGCGCCATCCGTGCCCGGGCAAGAGCGGCCGGGTCCTCGGCGCTGATGGCCTGGTCGATCTCGACCTGGGCGGCCTGGCGTTGGTCGTCCTGCGGCGAGGTGGCCATCTGGGCGCAGCCGCCCAAAGTCAGCAAGGTGGCCAACAGGGCCAGCCGCGTGACGGAATGGGCGAGCGGGCTTGGGCGTGTCGGCATGCGGTCCGTCTCCGGTAACGTGACCCGGATGAAGTCCGGGGTGTTCGGTTCTGACTTCCGGTCGAGGTGGACCGCCGGGGCGGCGGTTCGTTCGATCGAGCCGGGTCGAGGAAAACGAAAAATCGTGAGTGAGTATAACCAAATGTCCAGTCCGA harbors:
- a CDS encoding YraN family protein; amino-acid sequence: MTGRGMDALRRWWRNHDQPETPHGDNGDGQAHRQRLGQQAETLALRHLERAGLELLRRNARAGRGEIDLILRDGDTLVFVEVRAREHGALVAAAESLSARKCAKVRETAERLIASQPSWQGLYCRFDVVAITARGAHNHIDWLPNAF
- a CDS encoding exodeoxyribonuclease VII small subunit is translated as MDSKTINPQTVENGDPSAITRYEQALTELEQIVARLETGEQSLEQSLKDYERGVELERQCQRALDEAERRVAIINDPAADQSGRDEPSS
- a CDS encoding cytochrome C assembly family protein — protein: MDHSVTFLAIATITGFVLATVLLLVDQWQRLERVSFRLPGLLIAVAALVGQGALLYQLVFEPAPTALNLSVLNALASVFGLASAITVVSAFRERLEGIAVVLLPVTALTVFLTVFVPESNVPIRTGEIALDAHILISLSAYALLTLAALQGVMLLIQHQALHGHHPAGWVRRLPPMESVEQLMFRFIVIGFLLLTLALVSGFLFLENILAQHLVHKTVLSVIAWVVFAVLLAGRHIAGWRGRTAVQWTLAGFILMGLAYFGTKIVLEWILNLE
- a CDS encoding penicillin-binding protein activator, whose protein sequence is MPTRPSPLAHSVTRLALLATLLTLGGCAQMATSPQDDQRQAAQVEIDQAISAEDPAALARARMALSQTLAGAARAEQELNALETAIDAHELELARALYQQADTQARWDTINSRRAGIARGLGEWSSGNPEQARRTIHRLPLPLDPDSERRRLILLGALEAELGNPLTAARYYDAVDERLDDNARETNHARLWNLLTEVPADQLRREAEQTGNRQFAGWLELALTYRQQPGQIDRWTASHRGHPAIESGLVAMLGATEPMGQLTAPSQTGPVGVLLPEGERYAGITREIRAGIEYARDNGALGGREVLFYDSGSDRIGASAAIEQAQRAGVALIIGPLLKEQLGALAALPPGGPLAIALNSAPAGDSLPGGVVSFSLSPEQDAVAVAQRMWTDGHRRAAIFSADHQLGERTREAFANEFELLGGEVVDRARFASGQTDFSGELRTLLRVRTKSDDGPFQPIIRDDLDAIFLAASGDELALVVPQLDYFGAEELPRYGLGLAYNGNRDPRGDADKNGVIIPIAPLLLAGTAGPENPLRITYERAQLAGPLPRLFAFGADAAALAGRMEMLLQGGTLDGLTGELSVTPTGVVERQPRWGQFRQGLIQPVDPAPGAALPGSLTSPARLPGTTPPAGQDANDPSQPTSMP
- a CDS encoding polyprenyl synthetase family protein yields the protein MTNATPHAPHRTLAAPDGFDNWLTAFRDQVEGRLTAALDHQLVDTPPRLARALRHTTLDGGKRFRPALVFLGSLIGRPWPETDESRFDSLWPAAIAVELVHVYSLVHDDLPSMDDDDLRRGRPTLHRAFDEATAILAGDALQSLAFTTLAEAQADTATRLDWTRRLAAAIGPAGMVGGQAIDLALAGQVGEDGAPDLARLADLHDRKTGALIRASLVMGARWAGLPERQLRLVDDFGRLLGRAFQIQDDILDVTGSAEDLGKTPGKDAATDKCSYVTVAGLDGARRELDDTVRHAHAVLWELATLGADGQALSACLDFVTRRRY
- the dxs gene encoding 1-deoxy-D-xylulose-5-phosphate synthase, which produces MPLSPRQTHLLDLIERPADLRALSRGSLATLAEEMRHALLEQVEATGGHLAANLGVVELTLALHRVFDTPYDRLVWDVGHQTYLHKMLTGRRAWMSQLRQHGGPAGFTRRAESEYDPFGAGHSSTSVSAALGMALAAEQKGEDRHAVAIIGDGALTAGQAFEALNHAGDRQANLLVIVNDNEMSISANVGALNQHLTRLRSNPMIERFRHSGEEMLAQAGPLGELLGSTRAGLRDGMRHLLGTSSLFEELGFRYFGPIDGHDLDTLLDTLGNLREQRGPRLLHVVTQKGRGLAPAERDPVGFHGVGRNGVSRAMTPSTDHQPKSAAPPTWTEVAAGRLEHHAEQDERVVAITPAMVEGSGLKGFAARFPERLFDVGIAEQHAVTLAGGLATEGMRPVVAIYSTFLQRAWDQVIHDIALQDLPVTFLVDRAGLVGPDGPTHAGSFDLSLGMSVPNLAVAVPADAHDLREAIDWALVHDGPCLVRYPRDRCPDDLGGQPLDKAATSPRLLRRSEAQTPRRVLLIGIGAMVERLIPISETLDTTLVNLRWARPLAIAPLAELAAEHDAVVTVEEGSRIGGVGSELLLALAEHGVNLPGLRLGIEDRFIEHGSREECLADSGLDSRSIAASIAAFIGKPDKVSAT
- a CDS encoding HlyC/CorC family transporter, whose translation is MNEIPLGYLFAALAVLIVLSAFFSSSETALMALNRYRLRHLAKQGHRGALRASKLLEQPDRLIGLILLGNNFINILASSIATVIGLRLFGDSGIAIATGAMTFLLLIFGEVAPKTAAAVFPERFAFPASFVYSILIRPLRPVIWMINWLANGLLSIFGLHPSGAGSNALTRAELHTIVRESGQRLPDLDQTMLLSVLELGQASVEDIMIPRAEIVGIDITQDWDHILDQLIHAQYSRLPVFEGSVEHTIGIINVRRLIGPLIDQSLTLSRLKRRLAEPYYVPEGTPLTTQLLNFQRQERRSALVVDEYGDIQGLVTLEDILEEIVGEFTTSPDSDHEGITLQDDGRYIVRGNLPIREINRELEVDLPTDEASTLNGLVIEQLESLPTVGAAVELPDAHIEVRTVRKRAVDTALITTFKRDDSGI
- the radA gene encoding DNA repair protein RadA — translated: MAKKSQTAFVCRECGADHPKWAGRCTECGAWNSLAEMRLPGGKSPTREVAGYAGEAARITAISEVEVSETPRESSGLGELDRVLGGGLVPGSVVLLGGDPGIGKSTLLLQTVLGLQDRIECLYVTGEESLQQVALRGRRLGTDLAGRAGELTLLSETRIESILAACSKSLPGLMVVDSIQTLYTEELSAAPGSVSQLREATAQLVRFAKRFDVIVLIVGHVTKEGALAGPRVLEHMVDTVLYFEGDPGARFRVIRAVKNRFGAANEVGVFGMTDHGLKPVSNPSAIFLSRHEKPVPGSVVMVTREGTRPMLVEVQALVADHPGGGSRRLTVGLDQNRLAMLLAVLHRHGQVALFDQDVFLNVVGGVRVNETAADLASLIAMLSSFRDRPLPQGLVIFGEVGLAGEIRPVPGGPERLTEAAKHGFTRAIVPRGNKPPKPIEGLEVIAVAHLDQAIEAVDTF
- a CDS encoding FAD-binding oxidoreductase encodes the protein MSRLDAFLDQLATALPAERLLSDAGSTWAYGMDNSRVHHSPAVVVFPESHDEVAEVMRLAYAHRVPVTTRGRGTGTAGGSVPVLGGVVLVTDRMTQVLDFRPEDRLIVVQAGMINADLQRIVGERGFFWPPDPTSNALCTIGGNLGCNAAGPHAVKYGTTRENVLGLRAVDGQGRTIKAGSQTTKGVVGHDLTRLLIGCEGTLGVITEATLKLTPLPETRRLLRAFYPDMHAASAAVSRVMAQPATPAAIEFIDGNALDLLRRNSTVEIPAGAGAMLMIEVDGDESGIDATVERVVSAASTAEADIAVAQTAEEQARLWAARKALSPTLRQVAPKKINEDVVVPVSRIPRLIETLDDIATRHAITIVSFGHAGNGNIHVNLLVDPDDPAQMSGAERALDEVFDAVLRLDGTLSGEHGIGLVKREFVAREIPPDSLDLMRGIKAVFDPAGILNPHKKLPDRPGEDLPH
- a CDS encoding SIS domain-containing protein, which produces MSDILDGLKRRIDHDLAEIGQLLEAGAPQALEAAGIILTAVLNGQRVYACGSRERSDMAHYFARLMTGQLEHPRPGLPVMALSEYPGGKEPFVRSIRALGAQNDVLFAISCNAVDGILPALRAAHERDMQVVLLSAGSEEVIAPHLHSQDRLICIPTDRPGIAYETQIKCIHALVDLVDRQLLGLTD